The Achromobacter pestifer genome includes a region encoding these proteins:
- a CDS encoding LysR family transcriptional regulator, whose amino-acid sequence MKLVARAADELKIENVSAFVATAESGSFSQAAVLRGCSQSMLSRRVLELEEQLGGRLFNRTGRGVLLTELGVALLPVAQGLLDGATGFLELASSTNEQPSGTVEIALPRWAAEGPVSMLVNRITSQFPRIHLVIHESYSRDVMDRLAAGKLDIGVFNSCQAEPPAQAQRLFSSDLVLLGRRDSPLLRDPTVPLAALNGLSIVMPPSPNPVEAVVRERTRDMQLELRAELEINSGAMIREVVRRCGRHAITQVHRIEDYLDEGDLAISRIVEPALTLHTFCATGAKHRINRASLAVERCLVAVLGEHFVRLQQAAQMREARWAKAWQTAVQTVHS is encoded by the coding sequence GTGAAACTGGTGGCCCGCGCAGCCGATGAGCTGAAGATCGAGAACGTGTCCGCTTTCGTCGCGACGGCGGAGTCAGGCAGTTTTTCGCAGGCGGCGGTGCTGCGGGGATGCTCGCAGTCCATGCTGAGCCGGCGGGTATTGGAACTGGAGGAACAGCTGGGCGGGCGCCTGTTCAACCGCACTGGCCGCGGCGTGCTGCTGACCGAGTTGGGCGTGGCGCTGCTGCCCGTGGCGCAGGGCTTGCTGGATGGCGCCACCGGCTTCCTGGAGCTGGCGTCCTCCACCAATGAGCAGCCGTCCGGCACGGTGGAGATTGCCTTGCCGCGCTGGGCCGCCGAAGGCCCGGTGTCGATGCTGGTGAACCGCATAACGTCCCAGTTTCCCAGGATCCATCTGGTCATACACGAAAGCTACAGCCGCGACGTGATGGACAGGCTGGCGGCCGGCAAACTCGATATCGGCGTTTTCAACAGCTGCCAGGCCGAGCCGCCCGCCCAGGCGCAGCGCCTGTTCTCATCCGACCTGGTGCTGCTGGGCCGGCGCGATTCGCCGCTGTTGCGCGACCCCACCGTGCCGCTGGCCGCGTTGAACGGCCTGTCCATCGTGATGCCGCCTTCGCCCAATCCCGTGGAGGCCGTGGTGCGTGAACGCACCCGCGACATGCAGCTGGAGCTGCGCGCGGAACTGGAGATCAACTCCGGCGCCATGATCCGCGAAGTCGTGCGCCGCTGCGGCCGCCATGCCATCACCCAGGTGCATCGCATCGAGGACTACCTGGACGAGGGCGATCTGGCGATTTCCCGCATCGTCGAACCGGCGCTTACGCTGCATACCTTCTGCGCGACCGGCGCCAAGCACCGCATCAACCGGGCCAGTCTTGCGGTCGAGCGTTGCCTGGTCGCCGTGCTGGGAGAGCACTTCGTCCGATTGCAGCAGGCCGCGCAGATGCGCGAGGCGCGCTGGGCCAAGGCCTGGCAGACAGCTGTTCAGACCGTGCATAGCTGA
- a CDS encoding CaiB/BaiF CoA transferase family protein, translating to MSGPLEGVRILDVTTVLMGPYATQILGDLGADVIKVEPPAGDNVRGIGPARHPGMGGIFLHANRSKRSVVLDLKRPAGREALLKLAATCDVLIYNVRPQAMARLGLSYQELAQANPAILYVGVYGYDQRGPYAARAAYDDLIQGAVGIPALSVQAGGDTPRYAPSAIADRIVGISAANAVSAGLYHRARTGQGQAIDVPMFETMAQLILGDHMAGQSFEPPLGPPGYPRILNADRRPYATLNGYICVLIYADKQWAAFFELIGQPGRESADPRFRDIGTRTQHIHAIYRLVSDEIAKRTTEDWLAAFEQADIPAMPMHTVESLLRDPQLEAVGFFNTVEHPSEGKLRTMAVPSRWSGTPPDPSRPAPRLGEHSVEVLKEAGYQDEAIVALLRDGVTLMAAELAAATGAGHD from the coding sequence ATGAGCGGCCCGTTGGAAGGCGTGCGCATCCTCGATGTCACCACGGTGCTGATGGGCCCCTACGCCACGCAGATACTGGGAGACCTGGGCGCCGACGTGATCAAGGTCGAACCTCCGGCCGGCGACAACGTGCGTGGCATCGGGCCGGCGCGCCACCCGGGCATGGGCGGAATCTTTCTGCACGCCAACCGCAGCAAGCGCAGCGTCGTGCTGGACTTGAAGCGGCCCGCGGGCCGCGAAGCGCTGCTGAAGCTGGCGGCGACCTGCGACGTCCTGATCTACAACGTGCGGCCGCAGGCCATGGCGCGGCTGGGGTTGTCTTACCAGGAGCTGGCGCAGGCCAATCCGGCGATCCTGTACGTGGGCGTCTACGGCTACGACCAGCGCGGTCCCTATGCGGCGCGCGCCGCCTACGACGACCTGATCCAGGGCGCGGTGGGTATCCCGGCGCTGTCGGTCCAGGCTGGCGGCGACACGCCGCGGTACGCGCCCAGCGCCATCGCCGACCGCATCGTGGGCATCAGCGCGGCCAACGCGGTCAGCGCCGGCCTGTACCACCGGGCCCGGACAGGGCAGGGCCAGGCCATCGACGTGCCCATGTTCGAGACCATGGCGCAGCTGATTCTGGGCGACCACATGGCGGGCCAGTCCTTCGAGCCGCCCCTGGGGCCTCCCGGATATCCGCGCATCCTGAACGCGGACCGGCGCCCCTATGCCACGCTGAACGGGTACATCTGCGTGCTGATCTACGCGGACAAGCAATGGGCGGCATTCTTTGAACTGATCGGCCAGCCTGGCCGCGAGTCCGCCGACCCCAGATTCCGGGACATAGGCACCCGCACCCAGCATATCCATGCGATCTATCGCCTGGTGTCGGACGAGATCGCCAAGCGCACGACCGAGGACTGGCTGGCGGCGTTCGAGCAGGCCGATATTCCGGCCATGCCCATGCACACCGTGGAGTCGCTGCTGCGCGATCCGCAACTGGAGGCTGTCGGATTCTTCAACACGGTCGAGCATCCCAGCGAGGGCAAGCTGCGCACCATGGCGGTGCCGTCGCGCTGGTCCGGCACGCCGCCCGACCCGTCGCGCCCGGCGCCGCGGCTGGGCGAGCACAGCGTCGAAGTGCTGAAAGAGGCCGGCTACCAGGATGAAGCCATTGTCGCGCTGCTGCGGGATGGCGTGACTTTGATGGCGGCCGAGCTTGCCGCCGCGACCGGAGCCGGCCATGACTGA
- a CDS encoding crotonase/enoyl-CoA hydratase family protein yields the protein MTDFLKRERHGAVLVLTMNRAATRNALSDPDAINALVDACAEINADMSVRAVVLTGAHGVFSSGGNLKTLSAAVGAGLGEPVRSRQAYRDGIQRVPLALCNLEVPTIAAVNGPAIGAGCDLACMCDMRLAAEEARFAESFIKLGLTPGDGGAWLLPRVVGMSRACELAFTGRSVDAAQALDMGLVSQVLSQEALLPAAMALAREIAQHSGHALRLTKRLLREGQHTRLDTLLELSAGFQALAHHTQEHASALDAYLDKTRG from the coding sequence ATGACTGATTTCCTGAAACGCGAGCGCCACGGCGCCGTGCTGGTCCTGACCATGAACCGCGCGGCAACGCGCAATGCGCTGTCCGATCCCGATGCGATCAACGCGCTGGTCGATGCCTGCGCCGAGATCAACGCGGACATGTCGGTGCGCGCCGTGGTGCTTACCGGCGCGCATGGCGTGTTCTCTTCCGGGGGCAATCTCAAGACCTTGTCCGCGGCGGTTGGCGCCGGCCTGGGCGAGCCGGTGCGCAGCCGGCAGGCCTACCGCGACGGCATCCAGCGCGTGCCGCTGGCCCTATGCAATCTGGAAGTGCCGACGATCGCCGCGGTCAATGGGCCGGCGATCGGCGCGGGCTGCGACCTGGCGTGCATGTGCGACATGCGTCTGGCCGCCGAGGAGGCGCGCTTCGCCGAGAGCTTCATCAAGCTGGGCCTGACGCCGGGAGACGGCGGCGCCTGGCTGCTGCCGCGGGTGGTCGGCATGTCGCGCGCCTGCGAGCTGGCGTTCACCGGCCGCAGCGTGGATGCCGCGCAGGCGCTCGACATGGGGCTGGTCTCGCAGGTGCTCAGCCAGGAGGCGCTGCTGCCGGCCGCGATGGCCTTGGCACGGGAGATCGCCCAGCATTCCGGCCATGCGCTGCGCCTGACCAAGCGCTTGTTGCGTGAAGGCCAGCACACCCGGCTGGATACCCTGCTGGAATTATCGGCCGGCTTCCAGGCGTTGGCGCATCACACGCAGGAGCACGCCAGTGCCCTGGACGCATATCTGGACAAGACGCGCGGCTGA
- a CDS encoding Bug family tripartite tricarboxylate transporter substrate binding protein, with amino-acid sequence MNIRILAMTAMLGAALALGGNVRAAEKYPSHPVKIIVSLPPGSGADTTARFLSKHLAEQFGQPFIVENRPGANSFIAAQAVATAAPDGYTLFVASNSPMTTNAAVFKHLPYDAIKDFSPVAPIARFPMVLVVPANSPYRNVAELVAAAREAPGKLNFASGTATYQVVLELFHEQNGIKATHVPYKGTSAALADLAGGVVQYSLADVSAALPLIRGGKLRPLAVTSAKRIKDLPDVPTMQESGNKGYEAYAWTAAFFPAKVDPAIVARVSDAVQALVRSEEGRAFMANLGGESFVGGPETLAAFQKDELESMRRIAKLANIQQE; translated from the coding sequence ATGAATATCAGGATCCTGGCCATGACGGCGATGCTGGGCGCGGCGCTGGCGTTGGGCGGCAACGTCCGCGCCGCGGAAAAATATCCCTCGCATCCGGTGAAGATCATCGTATCGTTGCCGCCCGGCAGCGGCGCCGACACGACGGCGCGATTTCTGTCCAAGCATCTGGCCGAGCAGTTCGGGCAGCCTTTCATCGTCGAGAACCGGCCGGGCGCCAACAGCTTCATCGCCGCCCAGGCCGTGGCGACCGCCGCACCGGACGGCTACACCCTGTTCGTGGCCAGCAACTCGCCCATGACGACCAACGCCGCCGTCTTCAAGCATCTGCCGTATGACGCGATCAAGGATTTCTCCCCGGTCGCGCCCATCGCGCGCTTTCCCATGGTGCTGGTGGTGCCGGCCAACTCACCCTACCGCAACGTGGCGGAGCTGGTGGCGGCTGCCAGGGAAGCGCCTGGCAAGCTGAACTTCGCGAGCGGAACCGCGACCTATCAGGTGGTGTTGGAGCTGTTCCACGAGCAGAACGGGATCAAGGCCACGCATGTGCCGTACAAGGGCACGTCGGCCGCCCTGGCGGATCTGGCGGGCGGCGTGGTGCAGTACAGCCTGGCTGACGTCAGCGCGGCGCTGCCGCTGATCCGCGGCGGCAAGCTGAGGCCGCTGGCCGTGACCAGCGCGAAGCGCATCAAGGATCTGCCGGACGTGCCGACGATGCAGGAGAGCGGCAACAAGGGCTACGAAGCCTATGCCTGGACGGCCGCATTTTTTCCCGCGAAGGTCGATCCCGCCATTGTGGCGCGGGTGTCGGATGCGGTGCAGGCATTGGTGCGCAGCGAGGAGGGCCGGGCGTTCATGGCGAATCTTGGCGGCGAGTCGTTTGTCGGCGGTCCCGAGACGCTGGCGGCGTTTCAGAAGGACGAACTCGAGTCCATGCGGCGCATCGCCAAGCTGGCCAACATCCAGCAGGAGTAG
- a CDS encoding Bug family tripartite tricarboxylate transporter substrate binding protein, translating into MQTRRRTLVAALGALAGLSLARASASPAAWPAQPLRLILPYAAGGPTDVLARAVAQHVARQLGQPVIVENKTGASGNIAGETVARARPDGYTLLYHSSGLAISPALYRQLPYDPLRDFAPVGLTASIPLVLMTTNALPPRDTKEFIAYLKARPDALSYGTGGVGNITHLSVALFLHATGTRAVGIPYKGTNPAMVAMLGGQVQFMVDAISSALPYIRDGRVRALAVTGAERSPALPQVPTLREAGLQDLTMSTWQGVLAPAATPQPVIQRLNQAVAAAVRDPAIAGPFTAQGVDLRSSSPAEFEAYLGQEVRRWGDAVRMAGIQPE; encoded by the coding sequence ATGCAGACAAGGAGAAGAACGCTGGTGGCCGCTTTGGGCGCGCTGGCCGGCTTGTCGCTGGCGCGCGCCAGCGCGAGTCCGGCGGCGTGGCCGGCGCAGCCCTTGCGGCTGATCCTGCCCTACGCGGCAGGCGGCCCGACCGATGTGCTGGCCCGGGCCGTGGCGCAGCACGTGGCACGCCAGCTGGGCCAGCCCGTGATCGTCGAGAACAAGACCGGAGCCAGCGGCAACATCGCCGGTGAAACCGTGGCGCGCGCGCGGCCCGACGGATACACCCTGCTGTACCACTCGTCGGGCCTGGCGATCAGCCCCGCGCTTTACCGGCAGCTGCCCTATGACCCGTTGCGCGATTTCGCGCCGGTGGGGCTGACGGCCTCGATCCCGCTGGTGCTCATGACGACCAATGCCTTGCCGCCCAGGGACACCAAGGAATTCATCGCCTACCTCAAGGCGCGTCCCGATGCGCTCAGCTACGGGACCGGCGGCGTCGGTAACATCACGCATTTGAGTGTGGCGCTGTTCCTGCATGCCACCGGCACGCGCGCCGTGGGCATTCCGTACAAGGGCACCAATCCGGCCATGGTGGCGATGCTGGGCGGCCAGGTGCAGTTCATGGTGGACGCGATAAGCTCGGCGCTGCCCTACATCCGCGACGGCAGGGTCAGGGCGCTGGCCGTGACCGGCGCCGAGCGGTCGCCCGCGTTGCCGCAGGTGCCGACGCTGCGCGAAGCCGGTTTGCAAGACCTTACGATGAGCACCTGGCAGGGTGTGCTGGCGCCTGCGGCCACACCGCAGCCGGTGATCCAGCGTCTGAACCAGGCGGTGGCTGCGGCGGTGCGTGATCCGGCCATCGCCGGACCGTTTACGGCGCAGGGGGTAGACCTGCGCAGCTCCTCGCCGGCCGAGTTCGAGGCATACCTCGGACAGGAGGTCCGGCGTTGGGGCGATGCGGTAAGAATGGCGGGCATACAGCCTGAGTGA
- a CDS encoding thiolase family protein: MSTRSDPVVIVGAQRTPIGAFQGALSHYTAPQLGAHALAAAMRQAGLSSDAAQEALMGCCLFAGLGQAPARQAVLGAGLSTTVQATTLSKMCGSGMKAVTLAHDILCAGSADLVLAGGMESMSNAPHLIPRARQGYRLGDGQLLDHMYRDGLQDAYEGHLMGHYADLAAREHGFSRAQQDVYAEQSVLRAQGNIASGAFAAEIAPIAARVRRGVAPGALVADDETPGLCDATRLASLKPVFSTDGTVTAGNASSISDGAAALALTRHGQAAALGLKPRARIVGHAAAALAPGQFPVAPVHAIARLLDRVGWSRDSVDLYEINEAFAVVALIALRDLGLPAERVNVEGGACALGHPVGATGARIIVTLLHSLERRGLRRGVASLCLGGGEATAIAIELL, encoded by the coding sequence ATGTCCACGCGTTCAGATCCCGTCGTCATCGTCGGCGCGCAGCGCACGCCCATAGGCGCTTTCCAGGGGGCCTTGTCCCACTACACCGCGCCTCAGCTTGGCGCTCATGCGCTGGCTGCCGCAATGCGTCAGGCGGGCTTGTCGTCCGATGCAGCCCAGGAGGCATTGATGGGCTGCTGCCTGTTCGCCGGCCTGGGGCAGGCGCCCGCGCGCCAGGCCGTGCTGGGCGCGGGGCTGTCAACCACGGTGCAGGCGACCACGCTCAGCAAGATGTGCGGCTCGGGCATGAAAGCCGTGACTTTGGCGCATGACATCCTGTGCGCCGGATCGGCGGACCTGGTGCTGGCCGGCGGGATGGAATCGATGAGCAACGCGCCGCATCTGATACCCCGGGCGCGCCAGGGATATCGGCTGGGCGACGGGCAGTTGCTGGACCATATGTACCGCGATGGCCTGCAGGACGCCTACGAAGGCCATCTGATGGGACACTACGCCGATCTGGCCGCGCGCGAGCATGGTTTCAGCCGCGCCCAACAGGACGTCTATGCGGAGCAGAGCGTATTGCGGGCTCAGGGCAACATCGCCTCGGGGGCATTCGCGGCCGAGATTGCACCCATCGCGGCGCGGGTCCGTCGCGGCGTAGCGCCAGGCGCGCTCGTTGCCGACGACGAGACGCCAGGCCTGTGCGATGCCACGCGGCTGGCCAGTCTGAAACCGGTGTTCTCCACGGACGGCACGGTCACGGCCGGCAACGCATCCTCGATCTCGGATGGCGCGGCCGCGCTGGCGCTGACGCGGCATGGCCAGGCGGCGGCGCTGGGACTTAAGCCGCGCGCACGCATCGTCGGGCATGCCGCCGCGGCCCTGGCGCCGGGGCAGTTCCCGGTCGCGCCAGTGCACGCCATCGCGCGCCTGCTCGACCGGGTGGGCTGGAGCCGCGACTCGGTGGACCTGTACGAAATCAACGAAGCCTTCGCAGTGGTCGCCCTCATCGCGCTGCGCGACCTGGGCCTGCCCGCCGAGCGGGTCAACGTCGAAGGGGGCGCCTGCGCGCTGGGGCATCCGGTGGGCGCCACCGGCGCGCGCATCATCGTTACGCTGCTGCATTCGCTCGAGCGGCGCGGCCTGCGCCGTGGGGTGGCCAGCCTGTGCCTGGGCGGAGGCGAAGCCACGGCCATCGCCATCGAATTGCTTTGA
- a CDS encoding Bug family tripartite tricarboxylate transporter substrate binding protein, translating to MYVARTAWRAAVLACIALLASMPAAGAEADTYPSRPIRFIVPIGPGSSGDTMTRTFAEHLRKVAGQSTLVENRPGAELSLGTQVALSAPADGYTVVLISPSATVINPLLVKDLPYRPEDLLPMLNVTRHVAVLVASVSSPYKNLGDVVAAARRDKGGVSLATYGNSYRLGALDLAKRAGVDFNHVPYKGAAQAVADVVGGSVDLALIDIAGAAPLVASGKIRALAVAGDRRHPLLPDVATVQESGYPGYSLYIFIGFAIHAKTPPAVAGKLEDMMRQVMDDPALRAQLAQQSGGEVVGIGSKEFSREIQAEKVRYGELARMVGGALP from the coding sequence ATGTACGTTGCCAGAACCGCGTGGCGCGCTGCCGTGCTCGCCTGCATCGCACTGCTTGCTTCGATGCCGGCCGCAGGAGCCGAAGCCGATACCTATCCTTCACGTCCCATACGTTTCATCGTGCCCATCGGACCCGGCAGCAGCGGCGATACGATGACGCGCACCTTCGCCGAGCACCTGCGCAAAGTGGCAGGCCAGTCCACGCTGGTCGAGAACCGGCCCGGCGCCGAACTTTCGCTAGGCACGCAGGTGGCGCTGAGCGCGCCCGCCGACGGCTACACCGTGGTGTTGATCAGCCCCAGCGCGACGGTGATCAACCCCTTGTTGGTAAAGGACTTGCCTTACCGCCCCGAGGATCTGCTGCCGATGCTCAACGTGACCCGCCACGTGGCCGTGCTGGTCGCCTCCGTGAGTTCGCCCTACAAGAACCTGGGCGATGTCGTCGCGGCAGCCCGCCGCGACAAGGGCGGCGTCAGCCTGGCCACCTACGGCAACAGCTATCGTCTGGGCGCGCTCGACCTGGCCAAGCGCGCGGGCGTGGATTTCAACCATGTCCCGTACAAGGGCGCCGCGCAAGCGGTGGCGGACGTGGTGGGGGGATCGGTGGACCTGGCGTTGATAGACATCGCCGGCGCCGCGCCCCTGGTCGCCTCGGGGAAAATCCGGGCGCTGGCCGTGGCGGGAGACCGGCGTCATCCGCTGCTGCCCGACGTGGCGACGGTGCAGGAATCCGGCTATCCCGGCTACTCCCTATACATTTTTATAGGTTTCGCCATTCACGCCAAGACGCCCCCCGCGGTAGCCGGCAAGCTTGAAGACATGATGCGGCAGGTCATGGATGATCCGGCGCTGCGGGCGCAACTGGCCCAGCAGAGCGGCGGCGAGGTGGTGGGGATAGGGAGCAAGGAATTCTCCCGGGAAATACAGGCCGAGAAGGTACGGTACGGAGAACTGGCGCGCATGGTCGGCGGCGCGTTGCCGTGA
- a CDS encoding LysR family transcriptional regulator, translating into MELRQLKQLLVLSETLNFHRAAERLHMAQPPLSTAIKKLEQELGVQLFDRLPAGLQPTPAGQVVLRYARTTLFYAEEIRRAAREGASGEQGVLKVGFVGSSTYSLMPRLLSEFRKDYPRVDLIIEESTTVDLLRRLDAHTLDVALVRFPVLEPTAARITLLQPDHLMLAVPAGSRHAQSEDVALSDLAEEPFIGYSRTHVPGMHALVMYAFQQAGVVPRIAQEAIQVQTILSLVESGLGVAIVPAVARRQAGSNVRLVNVSQLAETIKVGIALAVHPDNATPTTANFVEMACRLMRPEPAPAASA; encoded by the coding sequence GTGGAGCTACGCCAGCTCAAGCAGCTGTTGGTCCTGTCCGAGACGCTCAACTTTCATCGCGCCGCCGAGCGGCTGCACATGGCTCAGCCGCCCTTGTCGACCGCGATCAAGAAGCTGGAACAAGAGCTCGGAGTGCAGCTTTTCGATAGGTTGCCGGCCGGCCTGCAGCCCACGCCCGCCGGCCAGGTCGTGCTGCGGTATGCGCGCACCACCCTGTTCTATGCCGAAGAGATCCGCCGTGCGGCGAGGGAAGGCGCCAGCGGCGAACAAGGCGTCCTGAAGGTGGGCTTTGTCGGCTCGTCCACCTACTCGCTGATGCCACGGCTGCTGTCGGAGTTCCGCAAGGATTACCCGCGCGTCGACCTGATCATCGAAGAATCCACCACCGTCGATCTGCTGCGCCGCCTGGACGCGCACACGCTGGACGTGGCGCTGGTGCGGTTCCCGGTGCTCGAACCCACGGCCGCTCGCATCACCTTGCTGCAACCGGATCATCTGATGCTGGCAGTGCCAGCCGGCAGCCGCCATGCGCAGAGCGAGGATGTCGCGTTGAGCGATCTCGCGGAAGAACCGTTCATCGGCTATTCGCGCACGCATGTTCCAGGCATGCACGCGCTGGTCATGTATGCCTTCCAGCAGGCGGGCGTGGTGCCGCGCATTGCGCAGGAAGCGATCCAGGTGCAGACCATACTGAGCCTGGTCGAAAGCGGGCTAGGCGTGGCCATCGTGCCGGCGGTGGCCCGGCGGCAGGCGGGCAGCAATGTGCGCCTGGTGAATGTTTCGCAGCTGGCCGAAACCATCAAGGTAGGCATCGCCCTGGCGGTGCACCCGGACAACGCCACCCCGACCACCGCCAATTTCGTCGAGATGGCCTGCCGCCTGATGCGGCCGGAACCTGCGCCAGCCGCCTCCGCATGA
- a CDS encoding acyl-CoA dehydrogenase family protein, giving the protein MGAINEALRLAAIPAQDEALRPSVRAFLREALKDMPADLRARSWMGYDAEFSRALARQGWLGLTLPAAYGGAGRSNFARFVLSEELLAAGAPVSAHWIADRQTAPLILRYGSQAQRDFYLPRIIRGEAFFAIGMSEPDTGSDLASVRTRATPDAEGWLLNGRKIWTTNAHRSHYMCALVRTSGVPEDRHKGLSQMIFDLSLPGIEIRPIRDIAGDAHFCEVLFDNVRLPRDALVGEEGSGWRQVTAELALERSGPERIYSSMVLMDGWLAHLRRASPPDEAQIRLAGRLAGRLAVLRAMSLAVTQRLNEGADASLAAVLVKDLGTEFEQAVPEWIGQALRADAGPAPDETLARTLAYLTLINPTFSLRGGTRHILRGIIARELGLR; this is encoded by the coding sequence TTGGGCGCTATCAACGAGGCACTGCGGCTTGCCGCGATTCCTGCGCAGGATGAGGCATTGCGTCCATCCGTGCGCGCCTTTCTGCGCGAGGCGCTGAAGGACATGCCGGCGGACCTTCGCGCGCGGTCCTGGATGGGCTATGACGCGGAGTTCAGCCGCGCGCTGGCGCGGCAGGGATGGCTGGGTCTGACCTTGCCCGCCGCCTATGGCGGCGCGGGACGCAGCAATTTCGCCCGCTTCGTGTTGAGCGAGGAACTGCTCGCGGCGGGTGCGCCGGTGTCGGCGCATTGGATCGCCGATCGCCAGACCGCGCCGCTGATCCTGCGTTACGGCTCGCAAGCGCAGCGCGATTTCTACCTGCCGCGCATCATCCGCGGCGAAGCCTTCTTCGCCATCGGCATGAGCGAGCCCGACACCGGCTCCGATCTCGCCAGCGTGCGCACGCGCGCCACGCCCGACGCCGAAGGCTGGCTACTCAACGGCCGCAAGATCTGGACCACCAACGCCCATCGCTCGCATTACATGTGCGCACTGGTACGCACTTCGGGCGTGCCGGAAGACCGGCATAAAGGGTTGTCGCAGATGATCTTCGACCTGTCCTTGCCCGGCATCGAAATCCGTCCGATCCGAGACATCGCCGGAGACGCGCATTTCTGTGAAGTCCTGTTCGACAACGTCCGCCTGCCGCGCGACGCGCTGGTGGGCGAAGAGGGCAGCGGCTGGCGGCAGGTCACGGCCGAGCTGGCGCTGGAACGCAGCGGACCGGAGCGGATCTATTCCAGCATGGTGCTGATGGACGGCTGGCTCGCGCATCTGCGCCGGGCGTCCCCGCCGGATGAGGCGCAGATCCGCTTGGCGGGGCGCCTGGCCGGACGGCTGGCGGTACTGCGGGCCATGTCGCTGGCGGTGACGCAGCGCCTGAACGAAGGGGCAGACGCCAGTCTTGCAGCCGTGCTGGTGAAGGACCTGGGCACGGAGTTCGAACAGGCCGTGCCCGAATGGATAGGCCAGGCCTTGCGCGCGGACGCCGGCCCGGCGCCTGACGAGACGCTTGCCCGCACACTGGCTTACCTGACGCTCATCAATCCGACCTTTTCGCTGCGCGGCGGCACCCGCCATATCCTGCGCGGCATCATCGCGCGCGAGCTCGGCCTGCGCTAA
- a CDS encoding acyl-CoA dehydrogenase family protein produces MPASMQQDLYEEFARALAGLCALERVREIEAAGDGAQASGLAARTWQDIDALGYVDALTPAELGGAGLSLEDAEGLLRAAGALALPYPLADTMLARALLRTSGQTVPEGPIALARALPGPRGLRCVQTPGAGLARTLLVQRDGCLLLVTAPAASDPGLFRPRASAAPAWTDSPAVLGRIALPDAAVQAWRNAADAAGIAGAMQAVLDRCITFVGERQQFGKALGRFQAIQQEISMLAEQVASTAMAARLACASGSMFPDATLAACARLRACEAIPMVCALAHAIHGAIGITEELALGIYTTRLHEWRATGTSEDECASLIGRQLLAGDSATLLDFVRGVMAVVPSDSVAGSACVAA; encoded by the coding sequence ATGCCGGCATCCATGCAGCAAGACCTGTACGAAGAATTTGCGCGCGCCTTGGCGGGCTTGTGCGCGCTGGAGCGGGTCCGCGAGATCGAGGCGGCCGGCGACGGCGCCCAGGCAAGCGGTCTTGCCGCGCGCACATGGCAGGACATCGATGCGCTCGGCTATGTGGACGCGTTGACGCCCGCGGAACTGGGCGGCGCCGGGTTGTCGCTGGAGGACGCCGAGGGTTTGCTGCGGGCGGCCGGCGCCCTGGCGCTGCCGTACCCGCTGGCCGACACCATGCTCGCGCGCGCCTTGTTGCGCACCAGCGGCCAGACCGTGCCCGAGGGGCCGATCGCTCTGGCCCGGGCGTTGCCGGGGCCGCGCGGCCTGCGCTGCGTCCAGACGCCTGGAGCCGGACTGGCGCGCACCCTGCTGGTGCAGCGCGACGGCTGCCTGTTGCTGGTGACGGCGCCCGCCGCATCGGACCCCGGCTTGTTCCGGCCGCGCGCCAGCGCCGCGCCCGCATGGACGGACTCACCGGCGGTCCTTGGCCGCATCGCCTTGCCGGACGCGGCCGTGCAGGCCTGGCGCAACGCCGCCGACGCCGCAGGAATCGCCGGCGCAATGCAGGCGGTGCTCGACCGCTGCATCACTTTTGTTGGCGAGCGTCAGCAATTCGGCAAGGCGCTGGGGCGGTTCCAGGCGATCCAGCAGGAGATCAGCATGCTTGCGGAGCAGGTGGCATCCACCGCCATGGCGGCGCGGCTGGCTTGCGCCAGCGGCTCCATGTTTCCCGACGCCACGCTTGCGGCCTGCGCGCGGCTGCGGGCATGCGAAGCCATCCCCATGGTGTGCGCCCTGGCGCACGCGATACACGGGGCGATCGGGATCACCGAAGAGCTGGCCCTGGGCATCTACACCACGCGGCTGCATGAATGGCGCGCCACCGGCACGAGCGAAGACGAATGCGCCAGCCTGATCGGCAGGCAACTGCTGGCCGGCGACAGCGCGACCTTGCTGGACTTCGTGCGCGGTGTCATGGCGGTCGTGCCGTCGGACAGCGTTGCCGGCTCGGCGTGCGTTGCCGCGTAG